GTCGGGAGAGCCCGAGCAGTACCAGTCGAGGTCGTGCCCACCCTCACCCCAGCCGCGTCGGTCGTACTCGGTGATGACCGTGCGCAGGATCTCGGTGCCGTCGGGGCGCTCGACCCAGTCCTGGGTGCGGCGGATCGGGAGCTGCCAGCACACGTCCGGCTTCATCTCGAGCGGTTCGATGCCGCGTCGCAACGCCATGGTGTGGAGAGCACAGCCCTGGCCGCCCTCGAATCCGGGACGGTTCAGGAAGATGCACGCACCCTTGTAGCGGCGGGTGCGCAGGGCGGGCTCGTCGTCGATCTCGTCCTCTTCGAGGTAGCCCTTCTTGCCCAGGCCCTTGTCCATGAACTGCCAATCGGCCGGCGTGAGGTGTTTCACTGCCTTCGCCAGCTTCTGGCGATCGTCGTCGTCGGACAGGAACGCACCGTGCGAGCAGCACCCGTCGTCGGGTCGCTCGGCGATGATGCCCTGGCACGCCGGAGTGCCGAACACGCAGGTCCACCGCGAGAGCAGCCATGTCATGTCTGCGGCGATGACGTGTTCGTCGTTGTCGGGGTCGGTGAACTCCACCCATTCCCGAGGAAAGTCGAGAGGGACTTCCGGGGCCGGGTCGAGTTTGTGTGGGGCATGGGACATACCTGCTGTCACAGGTCCCGACGGTAGACCCAGTACCGTATTGATGTGCGCTTAGGGGTACTCGACGTCGGAAGCAACACCGTTCACCTGTTGGTGGTGGACGCCCATCGTGGTGGGCACCCCACGCCGATGAGTTCGACGAAGGCCACGCTGCGGCTGTCCGAGAACATGGACGACAACGGCGACATCACCTCCAACGGCGCCGATCAGCTCGTCGAGACCACCGCCGAATTCGCCAGCATCGCCCGCACCTCGGGATGCGGCGAGCTCATGGCGTTCGCGACGTCCGCGGTGCGCGACGCCGGCAACTCCGAGGCCGTCCTCGAGCGGGTGCGCCGGGAGGCCGGGGTGTCGCTGGACGTGCTCTCCGGCGAGGACGAGGCGCGGCTGACCTTCCTCGCGGTGCGCCGCTGGTACGGCTGGAGCGCCGGAAACATCCTCGACCTCGACATCGGCGGTGGTTCGCTCGAGCTCACCTTCGGTGGCGACGAGGACCCCGAGATCGCCTACTCGCTCCAGCTCGGTGCGGGACGGCTCACCCGCGACTGGTTCCGTGAGGACCCGCCCGGCAAGCGCCGGATCTCGGCGCTGCGCGACTGGCTCGACGCCGAACTCGCCGAGCCGGCGAAGGCCATACGCAACGCGGGCGACCCCGACCTGTGTGTGGGCACCTCCAAGACCTTCCGGACCCTCGCCCGCCTGACCGGCGCGGCCCCCTCGTCCGCCGGCCTGCGGGTACAACGGACCCTGACGGCCAGCGGACTGCGCCAGCTCATCGCCTTCATCTCCCGGATGACCACGGCCGACCGCGCAGAACTCGAAGGCGTCAGCTCGGACCGGTCCGAGCAACTCGTCGCCGGCGCCCTCGTCGCGGAGGCGAGCATGCGTGCCCTCGGAGTGGAGACGCTGCAGATCTGCCCGTGGGCGTTGCGCGAAGGCCTGATTCTTCGGAAGCTCGATACGGATATGGGTGGCGAACTGGTGGTGGCAACCGGATGAGCGAGAATCGCAGCAACGACACGGGGCAGATCTCCGTGGCCGAGCTGTTGGCGCGTAACGGCCAGAAGGTGGGAACACGGGCCGGGGGACGACGCCGACGAGGTGCGAGCGGCGGCATCTCCGTCGCCGAGCTGACGGGCGAGATCCCGATCACCCGCGCAGACAGCAAGGTCGAGCGGCACACCCCGACCGATGCGGAAAGCGCTGCCGGGCAGGCGGATTCGTCGTCCTCGACGGCTGCTGCCGAGGCGGATACCCCGCCGAAGGCCGTCCCGGCGCCACGCAAGGTCGAGACCCCGAAGCTAGAGACGCCGAAGGCGGCGACCTTCGCGCTGTCCGACATCGAGAAGACCACCGTGACCCCGCGGGTTGCCGTCGAGACGAAGACGCCGCCGGTGAAGACCGGAACGAGCACGCCTGCCGTCACGAAGACGACGCCTGCCGCGAAAACACCACCCACTGCGAAGACGCCGTCCGGCCCGGCGGCGAAGGTGCCTGCAGCCGCGGATGAAGTGTCGAAGACGGACACGGTGTCGAAGACGGATGCAGTCTCGAAGACGGCCGCATCGACGAAGGCAGCGTCCAAGGCGGCGCCGCCCAAGATCGAGTCGCCGACCGAGGTCATCCGTCCCGAGGCGCTTCCCCGGCGCGCGCGGGCGCATCTCGGAGCGGCAGCGCCCGGCTCGCAGTCCGGTGAAGGAGCAGCGGTCGCCGACAAGAAGGCGGACAAGAAATCCGAGAAGGCGAGCGCCCCGGCGGTGTCGGTGCGCAAGGCCGACGTCGCCGAACCGCGACTACTGTCCGGCCCCGCCAGCGACCTGCAGGGCACCGGTTCCGACGCCGACGACTCGACCGACACCATCGGTGCTGCGGGTGCCGCGCCCGACGCTTCGGAGGGAGTGGCATCGTCGCGGTCGCGGAAGTCCCGCGGCAAGGGTGGGAAGGCGACGTCCGACGCCGCCGACGACTCGGCACGGAAGAGTGCGGACGACGAGTCCACCGACGCGGAGCAGGGCAGTGGCCTCAAGCAATGGGCGTTGCTGATCGGCGAGAGCGTCGCCGCGATCGTCGCGGGCGGATTGCTCTTCAAGGGCTTCGAGCGGTTGTGGGACCTCATGCCGTGGGTCGCCTTCGCGCTCGCGCTGCTGGTGATCGTGGGCCTGGTCGCGCTGGTGCGTGTCCTGCGGCGCACCGACGACATCACGAGTCAGCTCATCGCGCTCGCGGTGGGAGCATTCGTGGCCTTCGGGCCGCTGTTGTTCCTGCTGCCCGGGTGAGCCGATGCCGACCGCGCAGGGAATCCGGGTAGGGCTGTCCACCGCTTCGGTCTATCCGGAGAACACCGAAGCGGCGTTCCGCTTCGCGGCCGATCTCGGTTTCGACGGGGTCGAGCTGATGGTGTGGGCCGAACCGGTGAGCCAGGACCCCACCTCGGTGGAGCGTCTGGTCCGCGAGTACGGCGTGCCGGTGCTCGCCGTGCACGTGCCGTGTCTGCTGATCTCGCAGCGCGTGTGGGGATCCGATCCCGCCGCCAAGCTCGACCGTTCGGTGCGTGTCGCCGAGATCCTCGGTGCGGAGACCGTCGTGGTCCATCCGCCCTTCCGGTGGCAGCGTCGCTATGCGGAGGGATTCTCCGACCAGGTCGCGGCGCTCGAGGCCGACAGCCACGTGGTGCTCGCGGTCGAGAACATGTACCCGATGAGGGCCGACGTCGTCTTCGGCGGTCGTGATCGCGGCGCCGAACGTCTGCGCCGGCGCGGTCCCGGCCGCGCGGTCTCGGCCTACAGCCCGTCGCTCGACCCCACCGACACCGGTTTCGCGCACTACACGCTCGACCTGTCGCACACCGCGACCGCGGGGGCCGACGCCCTCGCGCTCGCGGATCGGATGGGGGAGGGGCTCGCCCACCTCCATCTCGCCGACGGCCGGGGCTCCTCGCTCGACGAACACCTCGTCCCGGGAACGGGCACGCAGCCGTGTGCGGACGTGTGCCGCCGGCTCGCCGCGAGCGACTTCGGCGGGCACGTGGTGCTCGAGATCAGCACCCAGAGCGCACGGACGCGTGCGGAGCGCGCCGGGATGCTGGCGCGTTCGCTGGCCTTCGCGCGCACGCACCTGGATCGCTCGGCGACGCGCGCGATCACCGCCGGCCCCGAGAGTCCCCGGCACACGGACATCGCGCGCGTCCCCGCCTCAGAGGGCAGCGATTCCGGCGGCGAGCACGGCGACGCCTGAGATCAGCACGCCCGCGGTGAGGGAGACGGCGCCGAGCCGGACCGCCGCGAACATCCGGCCGGGCCGCGTCGGATCGGGCCCGAGCACCGACAGGAAGAAGCCTGCCGGGATCAGGATCGCGGCGACGAGCACGGCGATGGCGCCGGCCGCCGACCAACCGGGTGATGCGCCCACGACGTGCGTGAGAACGGCGATGAGCAGCCCGAGGGTGACGAGTACTCCAGCGTGGGCGTGACCGGCACGGAAGAACGTCTTCTGCAGGTCGTTGGTGGGTACGCCGCCCGCGGCGACGCGTAGCAGGAAGGTGCCTCCGAAGGCGATGCCTGCGACGGTGAGCACGGTGCTCCCGAGAACGATGGTCACGAGCGGATGCATGAGGGCCTCCTCGGCCGGTACTCCGTGACTGGATACTACAACTATCCAATACTGGATAGTTGTAGTATCCGGTGTCGAGGAGCGGAGGTGATCGGTGCGTATCTCGGAACTCGCCGAGCGTTGCGGCATACCGCTGCCGACGGTGAAGTA
This window of the Rhodococcus pyridinivorans genome carries:
- a CDS encoding Ppx/GppA phosphatase family protein translates to MRLGVLDVGSNTVHLLVVDAHRGGHPTPMSSTKATLRLSENMDDNGDITSNGADQLVETTAEFASIARTSGCGELMAFATSAVRDAGNSEAVLERVRREAGVSLDVLSGEDEARLTFLAVRRWYGWSAGNILDLDIGGGSLELTFGGDEDPEIAYSLQLGAGRLTRDWFREDPPGKRRISALRDWLDAELAEPAKAIRNAGDPDLCVGTSKTFRTLARLTGAAPSSAGLRVQRTLTASGLRQLIAFISRMTTADRAELEGVSSDRSEQLVAGALVAEASMRALGVETLQICPWALREGLILRKLDTDMGGELVVATG
- a CDS encoding sugar phosphate isomerase/epimerase family protein, which produces MPTAQGIRVGLSTASVYPENTEAAFRFAADLGFDGVELMVWAEPVSQDPTSVERLVREYGVPVLAVHVPCLLISQRVWGSDPAAKLDRSVRVAEILGAETVVVHPPFRWQRRYAEGFSDQVAALEADSHVVLAVENMYPMRADVVFGGRDRGAERLRRRGPGRAVSAYSPSLDPTDTGFAHYTLDLSHTATAGADALALADRMGEGLAHLHLADGRGSSLDEHLVPGTGTQPCADVCRRLAASDFGGHVVLEISTQSARTRAERAGMLARSLAFARTHLDRSATRAITAGPESPRHTDIARVPASEGSDSGGEHGDA